The sequence below is a genomic window from Limnochordia bacterium.
CCACCACCGATCCCGTCTCCAAGGCCATGGAGCTACCTCCCCTTGGACCAGTGTTGTTAGTCGATACCGCTGGACTTGATGATGAGGGAGCCCTTGGGGAAAAACGCATCAAGCGCACCAAAGAGGTGTTGGAAAAGGCAGATCTAGCTGTGGTTATTACTGATAATCCTAAAAGCCGGAACCAGGGACTGATTAAGCTTCTCGAGGAGCAAAACACACCATATATCGAGGTTCTAAACAAAGGTGATCTGTTCGTAAAAAAACCACTACCTGAGGATCTGATTGTTGTTAGTGCAAAAACAAAAGCAGGTATTGAAACGCTTAAAGACGCAATCGTCCACAAGGTCCCAAAAGAACCGCGTACCACAACCATTGTGGGCGACTTGCTAAACGCCGGTGATCTAGTCCTCTTAGTAGTCCCGCTGGACCAACAGGCGCCTAAGGGACGACTAATCCTACCCCAAGTGCAGACCATTCGGGATCTTTTAGATCATAACTGTCAAGCACTAATTGTTAAGGACTCAGAACTCGCCCCCACCTTAAACAAACTGAAGGAAGCGCCCCAGTTGGTGATCACCGACTCACAGATCTTTCGCGAGGTGGCAAAGGATCTCAGTCCGAATACACCTCTCACTTCCTTTTCCATTTTGTTCGCTCGGTACAAAGGGGATCTCCAACTGTTGGCAAAGGGAGCGTCGGTTATCGATGAACTGGCCCCAGGGGATCGGGTCTTGATCTGTGAAGCCTGTACCCACCGGCCCCTAGAAGAAGACATCGGCCGGGTGAAGATCCCTGCCCTTCTACAAGAACGGGCTGGGGGCAAACTTGAGCTAACTTGGTCTGTGGGTGAAGATTTTCCCGAGGATTTGTCCCAGTTCAAACTGGCTGTACACTGTGGGGGATGCATGATCACAAGAAAAACCATGCTCCAGAGAATCTACCGTTTGCATAATGCGGGGGTTCCAGTGGTTAACTATGGAGTCTTGCTCGCCTACTTCAGTGGAATCATGCCCCGGGCCTTGGAACCAGTACTGAAGAATGCTTCTCATTTTCCCTCCTAAACGGGGAAAATGAGAAGACCTTCGCTCTTTCTAGGGTAAGGCTATACCAGTAACGTCCTCCATTCCCATTTCCTCATCTAATGATCTAAGGAATGTATCCACCTTGTTTGCGGTTTGCCGAAGGAGTCCGTCAAACCGAGGCTCAAGCAGACTTGAGGGAAAAATCGCATTCTCGCAGCAAATACCCTCAAGGGCTAGCAATCTCTTCTTCCAAAGGACAGAGCATAGGGGCAACTTAGCGCAGGTGTTTAGTTGGTTAATTTGGTTAACCATATCCACCATGCGGGGGAAAATGGTCTTATCATGACGAAAGGCCCAGAGCGCAGACCACAACCGCGGAAATACATTGGCCATAGATGGTACCACGCCCTCGGCCCCAAGGCTAACGGCTTCATTAATGACCTCTTCGCTTCCGGCTAAGAAACTGGCAATCCGACCGTCCCCTCCTAGGGCCTGGAGATACTCCTTCATTAAGGTCGGATCCCCACCACTATCCTTCATGCCCGCTACCCGAGCACCCAAGGCGCCGATCACATCCGGAGGAATGATCTGTCCCACATTGCCCGGAATATTGTAAAGGACTACCGGTAGATCAGTGGCCTCGATCACAGCGGTAAACCACCGTTTTGCCTCCTCGGGGGACAATGAGTAGTAGTACGGCAGACTAATTACACAGGCATCAACACCTGACTTCTCCGCGGAACGGATATGGCCCACTACCGCATCTAATGAAGTATCGGAGACGCCTGCGTAC
It includes:
- a CDS encoding dihydrodipicolinate synthase family protein, producing MKPEGVVVPIITPVNEHGQVDREGLRRLVNHLIKGGIRGIFPAGTTGEFARLADASRHELFRLTTEYCQGRAQVYAGVSDTSLDAVVGHIRSAEKSGVDACVISLPYYYSLSPEEAKRWFTAVIEATDLPVVLYNIPGNVGQIIPPDVIGALGARVAGMKDSGGDPTLMKEYLQALGGDGRIASFLAGSEEVINEAVSLGAEGVVPSMANVFPRLWSALWAFRHDKTIFPRMVDMVNQINQLNTCAKLPLCSVLWKKRLLALEGICCENAIFPSSLLEPRFDGLLRQTANKVDTFLRSLDEEMGMEDVTGIALP
- the hydF gene encoding [FeFe] hydrogenase H-cluster maturation GTPase HydF: MQDTPRGNRPHIVFVGPGNVGKSSLINAIADQEVSLVSEILGTTTDPVSKAMELPPLGPVLLVDTAGLDDEGALGEKRIKRTKEVLEKADLAVVITDNPKSRNQGLIKLLEEQNTPYIEVLNKGDLFVKKPLPEDLIVVSAKTKAGIETLKDAIVHKVPKEPRTTTIVGDLLNAGDLVLLVVPLDQQAPKGRLILPQVQTIRDLLDHNCQALIVKDSELAPTLNKLKEAPQLVITDSQIFREVAKDLSPNTPLTSFSILFARYKGDLQLLAKGASVIDELAPGDRVLICEACTHRPLEEDIGRVKIPALLQERAGGKLELTWSVGEDFPEDLSQFKLAVHCGGCMITRKTMLQRIYRLHNAGVPVVNYGVLLAYFSGIMPRALEPVLKNASHFPS